A stretch of the Thiomicrospira pelophila DSM 1534 genome encodes the following:
- a CDS encoding UDP-N-acetylmuramoyl-L-alanyl-D-glutamate--2,6-diaminopimelate ligase, which yields MKTLAQVAQFFELELPPGLVAIELQGLSNHSHLLQQGWGFVALTGLQKHGGYYWNQAKAQGATCVLSDREIADCELPVLVIQDLPSRLAELANWFYDYPSRQVQVIGVTGTNGKTSTTHYIAQLLVSQSKRVGIIGTLGNGEFGLLTATANTTPDILVVQGWLAKFVDEGFDYAVMEVSSHGLALGRIAGVEFACVALTQVSRDHLDFHLDVADYQNTKKRLFRDYVTQKRVLNLDDSIGRNLAEESNSFCYSLQDPAANLVCQSLELTPQGLQGYLDYQNQTYQCKTGLMGAFNAENLLCALSCLIALDFELKNILMGLVNLKPVTGRMQPIKLEQKPITAIVDYAHTPDALEQVLLGIRSHLNRGHLWVVFGCGGDRDKGKRPLMGEIAERLADQVILTSDNPRSENPQSILQDIQQGLSRPAKQIESRQAAIEWALSQAQAGDLILVAGKGHEQTQEINGVKYPFSDQKVIEQWRP from the coding sequence GTGAAAACCTTAGCCCAAGTTGCTCAATTTTTTGAACTTGAATTACCACCAGGCCTGGTGGCTATTGAATTGCAAGGCTTATCAAATCACTCGCACCTTTTACAGCAAGGTTGGGGGTTTGTTGCGTTGACCGGCCTCCAAAAGCATGGCGGATATTATTGGAATCAGGCCAAAGCCCAAGGAGCTACTTGTGTTTTGAGCGATAGAGAGATTGCGGATTGTGAATTGCCGGTTTTGGTGATTCAAGATTTGCCCAGTCGTTTAGCCGAATTGGCGAACTGGTTTTATGACTATCCGAGCCGACAGGTTCAAGTAATTGGTGTAACAGGCACCAATGGCAAAACCTCAACGACGCACTACATTGCCCAGTTATTAGTGAGTCAGTCAAAACGCGTTGGCATCATCGGCACACTGGGTAATGGTGAGTTTGGACTGTTGACCGCAACCGCCAATACCACACCGGATATTTTGGTGGTGCAAGGCTGGTTAGCAAAATTTGTCGACGAAGGGTTCGATTATGCTGTGATGGAGGTCTCATCACACGGTTTAGCGTTAGGGCGCATAGCTGGCGTAGAGTTTGCCTGTGTCGCCTTAACCCAAGTAAGTCGAGATCACTTGGACTTCCACTTGGATGTTGCCGATTACCAAAATACCAAAAAACGCTTGTTCCGAGATTATGTGACTCAAAAACGCGTACTGAATTTAGATGATTCAATTGGTCGCAACTTAGCTGAGGAATCTAATAGTTTTTGTTACAGTCTACAAGACCCAGCGGCAAATCTAGTCTGTCAGTCACTTGAGTTGACGCCACAAGGTTTGCAAGGTTATTTGGATTATCAAAATCAAACCTACCAGTGCAAGACGGGTTTGATGGGGGCTTTTAATGCCGAAAACTTGTTATGTGCCCTCAGTTGTTTAATTGCGCTGGACTTTGAGCTGAAAAATATTCTAATGGGTTTAGTCAACTTGAAACCCGTTACGGGTAGAATGCAACCTATAAAGCTAGAACAAAAACCGATTACTGCAATCGTGGATTATGCCCATACCCCCGATGCGTTGGAGCAAGTCTTGCTAGGGATTCGGTCCCACCTAAATAGGGGGCATTTATGGGTGGTATTTGGTTGTGGTGGTGATCGAGATAAAGGCAAACGCCCATTAATGGGTGAAATTGCAGAGCGCCTTGCTGATCAAGTAATACTGACGAGCGACAACCCGCGTAGTGAAAACCCACAAAGTATTTTGCAGGATATTCAGCAGGGATTAAGTCGGCCAGCCAAACAAATCGAATCCAGACAAGCGGCCATTGAATGGGCATTAAGCCAGGCGCAAGCGGGTGATTTGATTTTAGTCGCCGGTAAAGGGCATGAACAAACGCAAGAAATTAATGGGGTTAAATACCCTTTTAGTGATCAAAAGGTAATCGAACAGTGGCGTCCATAA
- a CDS encoding peptidoglycan D,D-transpeptidase FtsI family protein has translation MWTWQIQRSQIVFGLLILGFVVLAGRAFYVQVVWSDFLETEGNKRQVRTLDVPAPRGHILDRHGAVLALSTPLASIWVDPKVFSQHPDAIKKLAQELGQSELDLLQRIKSNDTRRFLFIKRSILPEIANQIESLGLPGVYAKPEYKRYYPSADTTAHLVGYTDIDDKGQDGIEYIYDGWLTGKPGRQQIIKDLEGRVVEFVKNIEEAEPGKDLVLSVDKDIQYFAQRALKEARVKHQAVAASMVVLDAKTGEVLALVNEPGFNPNNRAQIKGEAIRNRAIASLIEPGSTIKPFVMAQALELGLVKPGEIINTAPGYMNVQGHMISDAVNYGRLKPSEIIQKSSNVGIANIARRMKPEQQWELFRQLGFAQDLGLFLPGESMGYLRHHSEWMQVDQVSSSFGYGFNINLMQLAHAYTIFANEGRLLPLSLLKLDQVPDSKQVVSPEAAQQVLTMLESVTHQGGTGTEARIEGYRVAGKTGTVHKTRAGQYQQNEYSAMFVGLVPASRPDMVVAVMVDKPSRGVYGGGSVAAPVFQEVMRHALRLRNVDPDGAL, from the coding sequence ATGTGGACTTGGCAAATACAAAGATCACAGATTGTTTTTGGCTTGCTGATTCTAGGGTTTGTGGTTTTGGCTGGCCGTGCTTTTTATGTGCAGGTTGTTTGGTCGGATTTTTTAGAAACCGAAGGTAATAAGCGACAAGTACGTACTCTAGATGTTCCCGCTCCACGGGGTCATATTTTAGATCGTCATGGTGCCGTTTTAGCGCTCAGTACGCCGCTAGCTTCGATTTGGGTCGATCCTAAAGTCTTTAGCCAGCACCCAGATGCGATAAAAAAACTGGCTCAAGAGTTGGGGCAGTCTGAGTTGGATTTGTTGCAGCGTATTAAATCAAACGATACAAGACGTTTTCTGTTTATTAAGCGCTCTATCCTACCTGAGATAGCCAATCAAATTGAAAGCCTAGGTTTGCCCGGGGTTTATGCCAAACCTGAATACAAACGTTATTATCCTAGTGCTGATACCACGGCTCATTTGGTTGGTTATACCGATATCGACGATAAAGGCCAAGATGGGATTGAATACATCTACGATGGCTGGCTAACAGGCAAGCCTGGACGCCAACAGATTATTAAAGACTTGGAAGGGCGAGTTGTCGAGTTTGTAAAAAACATCGAGGAGGCTGAGCCAGGTAAAGATTTAGTGTTGAGTGTGGATAAGGATATTCAATACTTTGCCCAGCGTGCTTTAAAAGAGGCGCGTGTTAAGCATCAGGCGGTAGCCGCTTCTATGGTTGTTTTGGATGCCAAAACAGGCGAGGTGCTAGCCTTGGTTAATGAGCCGGGTTTTAACCCTAATAATCGTGCGCAAATTAAAGGCGAAGCGATTCGTAATCGTGCCATAGCCAGTTTGATTGAGCCCGGTTCAACTATTAAGCCGTTTGTAATGGCGCAAGCGCTGGAGTTAGGTTTAGTTAAGCCAGGTGAAATTATCAATACCGCACCGGGGTATATGAACGTTCAGGGTCACATGATTAGTGATGCCGTTAACTACGGACGATTAAAACCGAGTGAGATAATCCAAAAATCGAGTAACGTCGGTATTGCGAATATTGCTCGACGTATGAAGCCAGAGCAACAGTGGGAACTCTTTAGACAGCTAGGATTTGCGCAGGACTTAGGACTGTTTTTACCCGGGGAATCGATGGGATATTTACGTCATCATTCCGAATGGATGCAGGTAGATCAAGTGTCCAGTTCGTTTGGTTATGGCTTTAATATCAATTTAATGCAGCTCGCACACGCTTATACGATATTTGCAAACGAAGGTCGGTTGTTACCTTTGTCTTTATTAAAATTAGATCAAGTGCCAGACTCAAAACAAGTAGTGAGTCCCGAAGCCGCGCAGCAAGTCTTGACGATGCTAGAAAGCGTTACACACCAGGGTGGAACCGGTACCGAGGCACGTATTGAGGGTTATCGAGTGGCGGGTAAAACCGGTACGGTTCATAAAACACGGGCAGGCCAATATCAACAAAACGAATATTCAGCCATGTTTGTAGGGCTGGTGCCCGCTTCAAGACCCGATATGGTAGTGGCGGTGATGGTGGATAAACCTAGTCGCGGTGTCTATGGCGGTGGTAGTGTAGCGGCACCGGTATTTCAAGAAGTGATGCGACATGCTTTACGCTTGCGAAATGTTGATCCAGATGGAGCTTTGTAA
- the rsmI gene encoding 16S rRNA (cytidine(1402)-2'-O)-methyltransferase encodes MQTIEKGTLYIVATPIGNLGDISQRAIEVLSQVDWVAAEDTRHSQKLLQHLGVQVKLISLHDHNEKMRSEDLLVRLQAGESGALISDAGTPLISDPGYHLVKLLRDHDVLVRPVPGASAMISALSVAGLPTDRFSFEGFLPAKSQKRLNQLQSLALETRTMVFYESPHRILESLATLAQALGSERTMMAGREMTKQFEEFVSGTISEVLGYFSRHSDKVRGEFVLVVSGAPEQQAAQASEWDRLINILLAQALPVKQISEIVSEYYQVKKNAVYPRVQDLKEMTL; translated from the coding sequence ATGCAAACTATTGAAAAAGGGACGCTTTACATCGTCGCCACTCCGATTGGAAACCTAGGCGATATTTCGCAGCGCGCAATTGAGGTCTTGAGTCAGGTTGATTGGGTAGCGGCAGAAGATACGCGTCATTCTCAAAAACTTCTGCAGCACCTGGGTGTGCAGGTCAAATTGATTAGTTTGCATGATCATAATGAAAAAATGCGATCAGAAGATTTGTTAGTGCGCTTGCAAGCGGGTGAGTCTGGCGCGTTGATTTCTGATGCCGGTACACCTTTAATAAGTGATCCAGGTTATCACCTGGTGAAATTATTGCGCGATCATGACGTATTAGTGCGCCCGGTACCGGGCGCTTCAGCAATGATCAGTGCTTTGAGTGTCGCTGGGTTGCCGACTGATCGATTTAGTTTTGAAGGGTTTTTACCAGCGAAATCACAAAAGCGTTTAAATCAGCTACAAAGTTTGGCGCTAGAAACACGCACCATGGTGTTTTATGAGTCGCCTCATCGTATACTTGAGAGCTTGGCCACCTTGGCTCAAGCCTTAGGTTCGGAGCGCACTATGATGGCGGGACGAGAAATGACGAAACAGTTTGAAGAGTTTGTATCAGGAACTATTTCAGAGGTGTTGGGCTATTTTTCCAGACACTCCGATAAGGTCCGCGGCGAATTTGTGTTGGTGGTTTCTGGCGCGCCCGAACAGCAAGCAGCACAAGCCAGTGAATGGGATAGATTAATTAATATCTTATTGGCTCAGGCTTTACCAGTTAAACAAATATCAGAAATAGTGTCAGAGTACTATCAAGTCAAAAAAAATGCCGTTTATCCTAGAGTGCAAGATTTGAAAGAGATGACTTTATAA
- the rsmH gene encoding 16S rRNA (cytosine(1402)-N(4))-methyltransferase RsmH, with translation MESQVSGHYSVLLQESIAGLNIKPNGIYIDGTFGRGGHSSEILKQLGEQGRLIAIDQDPDAVSYANQAIKDERFEIVHASFADLEQICEARGLTGKIDGLLLDLGVSSPQLDEAERGFSFMREGPLDMRMNPGQGQSAKDWLQEVEPAELAAVLKNYGEERYAFKIARALSHDARQGLINTTRDLAEMIGRVAPNKEKHKHPATRSFQAIRIHINRELEVLKTVLEASLTVLAPQGRLSVISFHSLEDRIVKHFMRDQSRVKDLFPGLPVLVAGSEPVLKVVAKPVFPSDRECAENPRSRSAVLRVAEHL, from the coding sequence ATGGAAAGTCAGGTATCTGGACATTATTCGGTTTTATTGCAAGAGTCGATTGCAGGTTTAAATATCAAGCCGAATGGTATTTATATAGATGGCACCTTTGGTCGCGGTGGCCACAGTAGCGAAATTTTAAAGCAGTTGGGTGAGCAAGGTCGTTTAATTGCAATTGATCAAGACCCCGATGCCGTTAGCTATGCAAACCAGGCGATTAAGGATGAACGTTTTGAAATCGTACATGCAAGTTTCGCTGATTTAGAACAGATCTGTGAAGCACGTGGTTTGACCGGAAAGATAGATGGGCTTTTATTAGATTTAGGTGTCTCGTCACCTCAGCTAGATGAAGCCGAGCGCGGATTTAGTTTTATGCGCGAAGGGCCTTTGGATATGCGAATGAATCCGGGTCAAGGACAAAGTGCTAAAGACTGGTTACAAGAGGTCGAGCCAGCAGAGTTGGCCGCCGTGTTAAAGAATTATGGTGAAGAGCGTTATGCCTTCAAAATTGCGCGCGCTTTAAGTCATGACGCTCGCCAAGGTTTAATTAATACCACGCGCGATTTGGCCGAGATGATTGGCCGAGTTGCGCCTAATAAAGAAAAACACAAGCATCCAGCGACACGAAGTTTTCAAGCGATTCGGATTCATATAAACCGAGAGCTGGAAGTTTTGAAGACGGTATTGGAAGCCAGTTTGACGGTATTGGCTCCACAGGGTCGTTTGAGTGTGATTAGCTTCCACTCATTGGAAGATCGAATAGTGAAACATTTTATGCGCGATCAGTCGCGTGTTAAAGATTTATTCCCAGGCCTTCCTGTATTGGTGGCGGGGAGCGAACCGGTTTTAAAGGTAGTGGCGAAACCTGTATTTCCGAGCGATCGGGAATGTGCAGAAAATCCACGATCACGCAGTGCGGTTCTCCGTGTTGCGGAACATTTGTAA
- the mraZ gene encoding division/cell wall cluster transcriptional repressor MraZ gives MLFFRGINSVNLDDKGRFSIPKRYRESISDASDNHLIATIDLHSPCLLIYTQDEWEVIERKLMAMPNVDPQARLVQRLLLGHASEVEMDAQGRILLPGLLRDHAGLQKQAILLGQGNKFELWGQEAWDADRPDMLDQVQTLDVTGSLSTLSL, from the coding sequence GTGTTATTTTTTCGCGGCATTAACTCAGTAAATTTAGACGACAAGGGGCGCTTTTCGATTCCTAAGCGTTACCGTGAGTCTATTTCTGATGCCAGCGATAATCACTTGATTGCCACCATTGATTTACACAGCCCTTGTTTATTGATTTATACCCAAGACGAATGGGAAGTGATTGAACGTAAGTTAATGGCGATGCCTAACGTTGATCCACAAGCTCGTTTAGTGCAGCGTTTATTGTTAGGTCATGCGTCCGAAGTGGAAATGGATGCGCAGGGTCGAATTTTGCTGCCAGGTTTGTTGCGTGATCATGCCGGGCTACAAAAACAGGCAATTTTATTAGGTCAGGGTAATAAGTTTGAGCTTTGGGGTCAGGAAGCTTGGGATGCTGATCGCCCGGATATGCTGGATCAAGTTCAAACGCTGGATGTAACCGGCTCATTATCAACCTTGAGTTTGTGA
- the ftsZ gene encoding cell division protein FtsZ, whose protein sequence is MSTMKFDLKEAKVSRQPGMPVIKVIGLGGGGSNAVDFMVRSKVEGVDFICANTDAQALAHSNVPVRIQIGRNGLGAGANPDRGREAAEEDIEEIKDHIRDADMLFITAGMGGGTGTGAAPVVAKVAREMGILTVGVVSKPFSFERRTAAAEAGIEELSNHVDSLITVPNDKLVEVLGKDFKFSQAFDHANEILYGAVQGISEMVTRPGLINVDFEDLRTVMSERGLGMMGVGTSSGEDRARKAIEKAIANPLLDDIAVSGARGILVNITGGIDFSLGEYNIIGEVVNGFADKDARVIVGTSIDESLEDEIRVTVVATGLVGNHLAKKPEMVKPNLQAVQATRQEAEREETVEQEPEKPAAMQPTQETEVVRPKMVVNAGVQHVESNSNYLDIPAFLRRQAD, encoded by the coding sequence ATGAGTACCATGAAATTTGATCTTAAAGAAGCGAAAGTATCTCGCCAACCTGGAATGCCAGTGATCAAGGTAATTGGTTTGGGGGGCGGCGGTAGCAATGCCGTTGATTTTATGGTGCGCTCGAAAGTTGAGGGCGTAGATTTTATCTGTGCAAATACCGATGCACAAGCGTTGGCGCATTCAAATGTGCCTGTCAGAATTCAAATTGGTCGCAACGGTTTGGGTGCGGGCGCCAACCCGGATCGCGGACGCGAAGCGGCAGAAGAAGACATTGAAGAAATTAAAGATCATATTCGTGATGCGGATATGCTGTTTATTACCGCTGGCATGGGCGGCGGGACTGGCACCGGTGCAGCACCGGTTGTGGCAAAAGTCGCCCGCGAAATGGGTATTCTAACGGTCGGTGTGGTCAGCAAGCCATTCAGTTTCGAGCGTCGTACTGCCGCAGCAGAAGCTGGCATCGAAGAGTTATCAAACCATGTTGACTCTCTAATTACTGTACCGAACGATAAGTTGGTGGAGGTATTAGGTAAAGATTTTAAATTCAGTCAAGCCTTTGACCATGCTAATGAAATCCTATATGGAGCCGTGCAAGGTATATCAGAAATGGTGACACGGCCGGGTCTGATTAACGTCGACTTCGAAGATTTACGCACTGTTATGTCTGAGCGTGGTCTTGGTATGATGGGTGTTGGCACCTCCAGCGGTGAAGATCGTGCACGTAAAGCCATCGAAAAAGCGATTGCGAATCCATTGTTGGACGATATCGCAGTATCTGGTGCACGTGGTATTTTGGTCAATATTACGGGCGGCATAGACTTTAGTCTTGGTGAATACAATATTATTGGTGAAGTTGTGAACGGCTTTGCAGATAAAGATGCGCGTGTCATTGTGGGTACCTCAATTGATGAGTCATTAGAAGACGAAATACGCGTCACCGTGGTCGCGACGGGTTTAGTAGGCAACCATTTAGCTAAAAAGCCTGAAATGGTTAAGCCAAATTTACAAGCTGTACAAGCAACACGTCAGGAAGCCGAGCGTGAAGAAACGGTTGAGCAAGAACCTGAAAAACCAGCCGCGATGCAGCCGACTCAAGAAACCGAAGTGGTTCGTCCTAAGATGGTTGTTAATGCCGGAGTGCAGCATGTTGAATCAAATAGTAACTATTTAGATATCCCTGCTTTTTTACGCCGTCAAGCTGATTAA
- the ftsL gene encoding cell division protein FtsL, which yields MPRSFKPFQIVKSNLVGLFAFLLLCLLAISLVLIVLVQHQIRHLETSYYEQMQLKASLDEEWGRLTLEKYHLGSSSRVERNAREELGMTLAHPVQVIVLPSSESE from the coding sequence ATGCCTCGTTCCTTTAAGCCCTTCCAAATTGTTAAGTCTAATTTGGTTGGGCTTTTTGCGTTTCTATTATTGTGTTTGTTAGCGATTAGTTTGGTTTTGATCGTATTGGTTCAGCACCAAATTCGTCATCTAGAGACGAGTTATTATGAGCAGATGCAACTTAAGGCCTCTTTGGATGAAGAGTGGGGGCGGCTGACGTTGGAGAAGTATCATCTAGGCTCATCATCTCGTGTTGAGCGCAATGCCAGGGAAGAACTGGGTATGACGTTAGCTCATCCTGTGCAAGTGATTGTATTGCCTTCTTCGGAGTCAGAATAA
- a CDS encoding UDP-N-acetylmuramoyl-tripeptide--D-alanyl-D-alanine ligase: protein MASITTENTTHQAWSLTNLAEWAQAQLIDVTGDADQRVCQGISTDSRSTRPGDCYIAIKGERFDGHAFIEQAIAQGAVALLVSEPGNYTVPSLLVADTRIALGLIARGHRQAQNLNSLIAVTGSNGKTTVKSLLAHILQTQAPTWATPGNLNNDFGVPRTLLQITAQHRYAVIEMGANHVGEIDYLTHLAQPDVALITLAAEAHLEGFGSLQGVIDTKGEIFNGLSDQGVGVINTDSPGFEQWCGKLATKKIITFGRSDQADIRVVGGQSTQKGISFELVVNGESHSVCMPIMGLHNAMNAAAACAACLAVGLSWSQIQPGLESFQGVAGRLQTYQSEQGLLIDDSYNANPSSVKAAIDTLAALPGKTVLCLGAMAELGVDAKLAHAQIGIYARQKGVDYVFAYGKDTRATLAAFNADQLQPLSHSEISDQVQLLIDTHQPIDILVKGSRSAQMERVVENLLERNQYARLS from the coding sequence GTGGCGTCCATAACAACTGAAAACACAACCCACCAGGCCTGGTCCTTAACTAATTTAGCCGAATGGGCGCAGGCACAATTGATAGATGTAACCGGCGACGCAGATCAACGTGTTTGTCAGGGAATTTCGACTGATTCAAGAAGCACTAGGCCTGGTGATTGTTATATTGCGATTAAAGGCGAACGATTCGATGGGCATGCATTTATAGAGCAAGCGATTGCGCAGGGTGCGGTGGCTTTATTAGTCTCTGAACCTGGTAATTACACGGTTCCCAGTTTATTGGTGGCTGACACACGTATTGCATTAGGCTTGATTGCGCGAGGCCATCGTCAAGCACAAAACTTAAATAGTTTGATTGCGGTAACCGGCAGTAATGGCAAAACGACTGTCAAAAGTTTATTGGCACATATATTACAAACTCAAGCCCCGACTTGGGCGACACCGGGTAATTTAAATAATGATTTTGGGGTCCCTAGAACGCTGTTGCAAATCACCGCGCAACACCGTTATGCCGTGATTGAAATGGGCGCAAACCATGTCGGCGAAATTGATTATTTAACGCATTTAGCACAACCAGATGTGGCCCTAATTACCCTAGCCGCTGAAGCTCACCTTGAAGGGTTTGGTAGCTTACAAGGCGTTATTGATACCAAGGGTGAAATTTTTAATGGTTTAAGTGATCAAGGTGTGGGCGTGATTAATACGGATTCGCCCGGCTTTGAGCAGTGGTGTGGAAAATTGGCGACAAAAAAAATCATCACCTTTGGGCGCTCAGATCAAGCCGATATTCGAGTGGTAGGGGGTCAATCGACTCAAAAAGGCATTTCGTTTGAATTGGTGGTTAATGGTGAGTCGCACTCTGTTTGTATGCCGATTATGGGTTTGCACAATGCGATGAATGCCGCCGCCGCTTGTGCAGCTTGCTTGGCGGTAGGTTTAAGTTGGTCGCAAATACAGCCGGGCCTAGAAAGCTTTCAGGGCGTAGCGGGTCGATTGCAAACCTATCAATCGGAGCAAGGCTTGTTAATTGATGATAGTTACAATGCGAACCCCAGCTCGGTTAAAGCTGCGATTGATACCTTGGCGGCGTTACCCGGAAAAACGGTGCTTTGTTTGGGGGCGATGGCTGAGCTGGGCGTTGATGCCAAATTGGCGCATGCGCAAATTGGTATTTATGCACGCCAAAAAGGGGTCGATTATGTGTTCGCTTACGGTAAAGATACTCGTGCGACTTTGGCCGCGTTTAATGCCGATCAACTCCAACCCTTGTCGCACTCTGAAATTAGTGACCAAGTCCAGCTGTTGATTGATACCCATCAGCCCATCGATATTTTAGTTAAAGGGTCGCGAAGCGCGCAAATGGAGCGTGTGGTCGAGAACCTATTAGAGAGGAATCAATATGCTCGTCTATCTTAG
- the mraY gene encoding phospho-N-acetylmuramoyl-pentapeptide-transferase: MLVYLSQYLSQYFTGLTVFNYITVRAIMSVLTALIISFLIGPAMIRWLTRLKVGQSIREDGPQTHLIKAGTPTMGGTLILFSVSLAIVLWGDLTNHYLLIVTLTMLGFGVIGFIDDYKKVVFRDPNGMRSRTKFLWQSIIGFGAAYSFYAIGTVPAETQLLIPYMKDTYIYLGAWVVVLAYLVIVGSSNAVNLTDGLDGLAIMPTVMVAAALAVFAYLSGHVVFATYLDIPYIPGVGELTILMAALVGAGLGFLWFNAHPAQVFMGDVGSLAIGAALGATAVAVRQEIVLFIMGGIFVIETLSVILQVGSYKMRGKRVFLMAPLHHHFEQKNWPESQIIVRFWIITIVLVLIGLASLKLR, from the coding sequence ATGCTCGTCTATCTTAGTCAATATCTGAGCCAGTATTTTACAGGCTTAACCGTGTTTAACTACATTACGGTGCGAGCGATTATGAGTGTCCTGACCGCACTGATTATTTCGTTTTTAATTGGGCCGGCGATGATTCGTTGGTTAACGCGCTTAAAAGTGGGGCAAAGTATTCGTGAAGATGGCCCGCAAACCCATTTAATTAAAGCCGGCACACCAACTATGGGCGGCACGCTTATTTTGTTTTCGGTGAGTTTGGCGATTGTTTTGTGGGGTGACCTAACCAATCATTATTTATTAATCGTCACCTTAACCATGCTGGGTTTTGGTGTGATCGGGTTTATAGATGATTATAAAAAGGTTGTGTTTCGGGATCCAAATGGCATGCGTTCGCGTACCAAGTTTCTGTGGCAAAGCATTATAGGTTTTGGTGCCGCCTATAGTTTTTATGCTATCGGCACTGTACCTGCCGAAACCCAGTTATTAATTCCTTATATGAAAGATACCTATATTTACCTGGGTGCTTGGGTTGTGGTGCTGGCTTATTTGGTGATAGTGGGTAGCTCAAATGCAGTAAATTTAACCGATGGTTTGGATGGCTTGGCGATTATGCCAACGGTGATGGTGGCCGCTGCCTTGGCAGTATTTGCATATTTATCGGGGCACGTAGTGTTTGCCACCTATCTAGACATCCCATATATTCCGGGTGTCGGCGAGCTGACGATTTTGATGGCCGCTTTAGTTGGCGCTGGATTGGGCTTTTTATGGTTCAATGCGCATCCGGCTCAAGTTTTTATGGGCGATGTAGGTTCATTAGCGATTGGCGCCGCACTGGGCGCAACCGCTGTTGCGGTCAGACAAGAAATTGTGTTGTTTATTATGGGCGGTATTTTCGTGATCGAAACTCTGTCGGTCATTCTGCAAGTTGGATCTTATAAAATGCGTGGCAAGCGTGTGTTCTTAATGGCACCGCTACATCATCACTTTGAACAAAAGAATTGGCCAGAATCGCAAATTATTGTGCGTTTCTGGATTATCACTATCGTACTGGTATTAATTGGTTTAGCCAGTTTAAAACTTAGGTAA